The proteins below come from a single Actinomycetota bacterium genomic window:
- a CDS encoding divalent metal cation transporter — translation MRPPQAPPPGPGPEEALPGDALVLRAAEESLSGRRSGVRRFTPFLGPAFIAAVAYIDPGNFATNMAAGAEFGFLLLWVIVAAVLMSMLIQSMSAKLGIASGMNLAEACRARYSRPVRLGLWLQAELVAMATDVAEFVGAALGLYLLFGIPLLPAAVITAVASYAILAMQARGFRRLEAIIAAFVGVIVVAFAVQVFLAEPSPSEVAGGLIPGFDGTASVLLAVGILGATVMPHVIYLHSALTQRRVPRADPAAKSKLFRFEVVDVIIAMTIAGLVNISMLVIAATVFNSAGMTGVGEDLTQVYEGLGMALGSYADVLFGVALLASGLSSSSIGTLAGQVVMEGFLQRRIPVWLRRAITMAPAFIILAIGVDPVVALVISQVILSFGIPFALIPLLQATSDRQVMGVLVNRRATAVVGIAIAVVVIALNTVLLVLTFSGA, via the coding sequence CTGCGACCCCCTCAGGCGCCGCCGCCCGGCCCCGGCCCGGAGGAGGCGCTGCCCGGTGACGCCCTGGTGCTGCGCGCGGCCGAGGAGTCGCTCTCGGGCCGCCGGTCGGGCGTCCGCCGCTTCACGCCGTTCCTCGGGCCGGCGTTCATCGCCGCGGTGGCCTACATCGACCCGGGCAACTTCGCCACCAACATGGCGGCTGGGGCCGAGTTCGGGTTCCTGCTGCTGTGGGTGATCGTGGCGGCCGTGCTGATGTCCATGCTCATCCAGTCGATGTCGGCCAAGCTCGGCATCGCCTCCGGAATGAACCTGGCCGAGGCCTGCCGGGCCCGCTACAGCCGCCCGGTGCGGCTGGGGCTGTGGCTGCAGGCCGAGCTCGTGGCCATGGCCACGGACGTCGCGGAGTTCGTCGGTGCCGCCCTGGGCCTCTACCTGCTGTTCGGCATTCCCCTGCTTCCCGCGGCCGTCATCACCGCCGTGGCCTCGTACGCCATCCTCGCCATGCAGGCGCGGGGCTTCCGCAGGCTCGAGGCCATAATCGCGGCATTCGTCGGGGTGATCGTGGTCGCGTTCGCCGTTCAGGTGTTCCTCGCCGAGCCCTCGCCGTCCGAGGTGGCCGGCGGCCTCATCCCGGGCTTCGACGGCACCGCCAGCGTGCTGCTGGCCGTGGGAATCCTCGGCGCCACCGTGATGCCCCACGTGATCTACCTGCACTCCGCTCTTACGCAGCGCCGCGTGCCGCGGGCCGACCCCGCGGCCAAGAGCAAGCTCTTCCGCTTCGAGGTGGTGGACGTGATCATCGCCATGACCATCGCGGGACTCGTGAACATCTCGATGCTGGTCATCGCTGCCACCGTGTTCAACTCGGCCGGCATGACCGGGGTGGGGGAGGACCTCACCCAGGTGTACGAGGGCCTCGGCATGGCGCTGGGCAGTTACGCCGACGTGCTGTTCGGCGTGGCCCTGCTGGCCTCGGGGCTCTCGTCGTCGAGCATCGGCACGCTCGCGGGGCAAGTGGTGATGGAGGGGTTCCTGCAGCGGCGCATCCCGGTATGGCTGCGGCGCGCCATCACCATGGCGCCGGCGTTCATCATCCTCGCGATCGGGGTGGACCCCGTGGTGGCGCTGGTCATCTCGCAGGTCATCCTGTCGTTCGGCATCCCGTTCGCGCTCATCCCCCTGCTGCAGGCGACGTCCGACCGGCAGGTGATGGGGGTTCTCGTCAACCGGCGTGCCACGGCGGTCGTCGGTATCGCCATCGCCGTGGTGGTCATCGCCCTGAATACGGTGCTGCTCGTGCTCACCTTCTCGGGGGCCTGA
- the xseA gene encoding exodeoxyribonuclease VII large subunit: MADDAPRARVFEVDDVVSALERVISEHTRTVYIRGEVMNLRSGRDGRLLWFRLEDPRDGYDARVDCFAYSTDVAEGHVLADGALVQAVARPEFSRRDGRLTIRLRRIEPAGEGEILRMIEERRRRLAAEGLFDVALKRPLPFVPAGVGLVTAAGGAARADVLMRIEGRFPVPVVVAHAAMQGAACVHEVTRAIAALDADPRVDAILVARGGGSLQDLLPFSDERIVRAIRACGTPVVVGIGHEPDVTLACLAADATGATPTAAADLLVPDRAVLLEDLAALRRRLGAGALRAAGRARRELDLIAARPGLMRPHDAVVRRPVEAVASLGARLRRAARDGVVMPARDLRALGARRSLAIGSAQSGAAARLAVLSARLSAGDPSRPMADGFALVRDDGGHLVPSAGALGPGMLLSLEFRDGVVPVRVEEEA, translated from the coding sequence ATGGCCGATGACGCCCCGCGGGCCCGCGTGTTCGAGGTGGATGACGTGGTCAGCGCCCTCGAGCGCGTGATCAGCGAGCACACGCGCACGGTGTACATCCGCGGCGAGGTGATGAACCTGCGATCGGGCCGTGACGGACGCCTGCTGTGGTTCCGTCTGGAGGATCCCCGTGACGGTTACGACGCGCGGGTGGACTGCTTCGCCTACTCCACCGACGTGGCCGAGGGCCACGTGCTCGCGGACGGCGCGCTGGTGCAGGCCGTGGCGCGGCCGGAGTTCTCGCGGCGTGATGGGCGCCTGACCATCCGGCTGCGGCGTATCGAGCCGGCGGGCGAGGGGGAGATCCTCCGGATGATCGAGGAGCGCCGGCGGCGGCTGGCCGCCGAGGGCCTGTTCGACGTCGCGCTCAAGCGCCCGCTGCCCTTCGTGCCCGCAGGCGTGGGGCTGGTCACCGCCGCAGGCGGCGCGGCGCGGGCCGATGTGCTCATGCGCATCGAGGGACGGTTCCCGGTTCCTGTGGTGGTGGCCCACGCCGCCATGCAGGGCGCGGCGTGCGTGCACGAGGTCACCCGGGCCATCGCCGCGCTCGACGCCGACCCCCGGGTGGATGCGATCCTCGTGGCTCGCGGGGGTGGTTCGCTGCAAGACCTGCTGCCGTTCAGCGACGAGCGGATCGTGCGCGCCATCCGCGCATGCGGCACGCCGGTGGTGGTGGGGATCGGGCACGAGCCCGACGTCACGCTCGCGTGCCTTGCGGCTGATGCCACCGGTGCAACGCCCACGGCGGCGGCCGACCTGCTGGTGCCCGACCGCGCGGTGCTGCTCGAGGACCTGGCGGCCCTGCGCCGCCGCCTCGGCGCAGGTGCCCTGCGCGCCGCCGGTCGCGCGCGACGGGAACTCGACCTCATCGCCGCGCGCCCGGGGCTCATGCGCCCGCACGACGCCGTGGTGCGCAGGCCCGTCGAGGCCGTGGCATCGCTGGGCGCGCGCCTCAGGCGCGCCGCGCGCGATGGCGTGGTGATGCCGGCACGCGACCTGCGCGCGCTGGGCGCCCGTCGCTCCCTTGCCATCGGTTCCGCGCAGTCGGGGGCCGCCGCGCGCCTCGCGGTGCTCAGCGCCAGGCTCAGCGCGGGCGATCCGTCGCGTCCCATGGCTGATGGCTTCGCCCTGGTGCGCGATGACGGGGGGCACCTCGTGCCATCGGCCGGCGCGCTCGGTCCCGGCATGCTGCTGTCACTGGAGTTCCGCGACGGCGTGGTGCCGGTGCGGGTGGAGGAGGAGGCCTGA
- the xseB gene encoding exodeoxyribonuclease VII small subunit, whose translation MGDAVPDLSAIEITEQGDIPDGVAFEDAIAELEGCVDQLESGDAGLDEALRLFRRGAALQAWCEARLEAIRAQVEALTGGDAGEVDDS comes from the coding sequence ATGGGTGATGCCGTGCCCGACCTGTCGGCGATCGAGATCACCGAGCAGGGTGATATCCCCGACGGCGTGGCGTTCGAGGATGCCATCGCCGAGCTCGAGGGCTGCGTCGACCAGCTGGAATCCGGCGACGCCGGGCTCGACGAGGCGCTCCGGCTGTTTCGCCGCGGCGCCGCGCTGCAGGCCTGGTGCGAGGCGCGCCTCGAGGCCATTCGCGCGCAGGTGGAGGCGCTCACCGGCGGGGACGCAGGCGAGGTGGACGACTCCTAG
- a CDS encoding MurR/RpiR family transcriptional regulator, with the protein MSKQRHVPPDATELAEVLRRDYERFSPAQQTLARYLVDHLAELPLVSAHEVAQAAHCSPATVVRFAQALGYAGYPELQRTVREAHRPGLGVRAVGPPGQPGRVHVLDTDRLALEDLAARLGTEGMQPLVAPLAGVAPIVVAGDAAARPVLALLEDRLARGGREVLVVDSGEPRIRMRLGALARGGGLIAVSVGKETRLAEYAVAAARSAGAPAVALVDSSLSAAARAPVVRVVPAEERGGEPSLTAFVAVAQALAHGIAAHRLPRRTLTAIPA; encoded by the coding sequence CTGTCGAAACAGAGGCACGTGCCACCTGACGCAACCGAGCTCGCCGAGGTCCTCCGCCGCGACTACGAGAGGTTCAGCCCGGCCCAGCAGACGCTGGCCCGCTACCTCGTGGACCACCTCGCGGAGCTGCCGCTGGTGTCCGCCCACGAGGTGGCCCAGGCCGCCCACTGCAGCCCAGCCACCGTCGTGCGCTTCGCGCAGGCCCTGGGTTATGCGGGCTACCCTGAACTGCAGCGCACCGTGCGCGAGGCCCATCGCCCCGGCCTGGGCGTACGCGCCGTGGGCCCGCCCGGGCAGCCCGGCCGCGTGCATGTGCTCGACACCGATCGCCTCGCCCTCGAGGACCTCGCCGCGCGGCTCGGGACGGAGGGCATGCAGCCGCTGGTCGCGCCGCTTGCCGGCGTCGCGCCGATCGTGGTGGCCGGGGACGCCGCCGCCCGGCCGGTGCTGGCCCTCCTCGAGGATCGCCTCGCACGGGGCGGCCGCGAGGTGCTCGTGGTCGATTCGGGCGAGCCGCGCATCCGGATGCGCCTGGGCGCTCTTGCCCGCGGCGGCGGCCTGATCGCCGTGTCTGTGGGCAAGGAGACCCGGCTGGCCGAGTACGCCGTTGCCGCCGCGCGGTCTGCCGGAGCGCCCGCCGTGGCGCTGGTGGACTCGAGCCTCTCTGCCGCCGCGCGCGCCCCCGTGGTGCGCGTGGTGCCGGCCGAGGAGCGCGGGGGAGAGCCCAGCCTCACGGCCTTCGTGGCGGTGGCGCAGGCCCTGGCGCATGGCATCGCGGCACACCGGCTCCCGCGGCGCACCCTGACAGCCATCCCCGCTTAG
- the pdxS gene encoding pyridoxal 5'-phosphate synthase lyase subunit PdxS: protein MLKGGVIMDVVDAEQARIAEGAGACAVMALERIPAEIRSAGGVARMSDPEMIMGIQAAVTIPVMAKCRIGHHVEAQVLQALEIDYVDESEVLTPADESSHVDKRQFTVPFVCGATNLGEALRRIAEGAAMMRTKGEAGTGNVVEAVRHMKTITQDIRRVVSATPDERFAIAKEMAAPLELVEWVGLHGRLPVVNFSAGGIATPADAALMMHLGADGVFVGSGIFLSEDPPARARAIVEATTHWDDPEVVARVSRGLREAMPGIEIGELGEGGLLQTRGW, encoded by the coding sequence ATGCTCAAGGGCGGCGTCATCATGGACGTGGTTGACGCCGAGCAGGCGAGGATCGCCGAGGGCGCGGGGGCATGCGCCGTGATGGCCCTTGAGCGCATCCCGGCCGAGATCCGCTCGGCCGGCGGCGTGGCGCGCATGAGCGACCCCGAGATGATCATGGGGATCCAGGCGGCCGTCACCATCCCGGTGATGGCCAAGTGCCGCATTGGCCACCACGTCGAGGCGCAGGTGCTGCAGGCACTCGAGATCGACTATGTCGACGAGTCCGAGGTGCTCACCCCCGCCGATGAGTCGAGCCACGTGGACAAGCGGCAGTTCACCGTGCCGTTCGTGTGCGGCGCCACCAACCTTGGCGAGGCGCTTCGCCGCATCGCCGAGGGTGCCGCGATGATGCGTACGAAGGGCGAGGCGGGTACCGGCAACGTCGTGGAGGCCGTTCGCCACATGAAGACCATCACGCAGGACATCCGCCGCGTGGTGTCCGCCACGCCCGATGAGCGCTTCGCGATCGCCAAGGAGATGGCGGCGCCGCTTGAGCTGGTCGAATGGGTGGGCCTGCACGGCCGCCTGCCGGTGGTGAACTTCTCGGCCGGTGGCATCGCCACCCCGGCCGACGCCGCCCTCATGATGCACCTGGGCGCCGATGGCGTGTTCGTGGGAAGCGGGATCTTCCTCAGCGAGGACCCGCCGGCCCGTGCGCGCGCCATTGTCGAGGCGACCACGCACTGGGATGACCCCGAGGTAGTGGCCCGGGTCTCGCGCGGCCTGCGCGAGGCCATGCCGGGCATCGAGATCGGCGAGCTTGGCGAGGGCGGCCTGCTGCAGACCAGGGGCTGGTGA
- the pdxT gene encoding pyridoxal 5'-phosphate synthase glutaminase subunit PdxT: protein MSAVGARRPRIGVLAVQGAVSEHEAALADVGARTSRVRVPADLHGLAGLVIPGGESTTFGLVAGESGLLHAVRARVDAGMPVLGTCAGMIMLASGIAGGGPQPLVGGMDIVVRRNAFGRQVHSFEAPVEVPALGDPPMRGIFIRAPWIEQVGPSVEVLAEHGGHPVAARDATRIVAAFHPELTDDRRLHRLFVEGIGMKAAGTGHEEDTVVGAQ, encoded by the coding sequence GTGAGCGCGGTCGGGGCACGGCGCCCCCGCATTGGGGTGCTGGCCGTTCAGGGGGCGGTGTCCGAGCACGAGGCCGCGCTGGCAGACGTGGGCGCGCGCACCTCGCGCGTGCGGGTTCCCGCCGACCTCCATGGCCTCGCCGGGTTGGTCATCCCCGGGGGTGAGAGCACGACCTTCGGCCTCGTGGCCGGGGAGTCGGGCCTGCTCCACGCGGTGCGCGCGCGCGTGGACGCCGGCATGCCGGTGCTCGGTACCTGCGCGGGGATGATCATGCTGGCGAGCGGCATCGCCGGGGGTGGCCCGCAGCCGCTCGTCGGCGGAATGGACATCGTGGTGCGCAGGAATGCCTTCGGGCGCCAGGTGCACTCGTTCGAGGCCCCGGTGGAGGTTCCCGCGCTGGGTGACCCGCCCATGCGCGGTATCTTCATCCGTGCTCCCTGGATCGAGCAGGTCGGCCCGTCGGTCGAGGTGCTCGCCGAGCACGGGGGGCATCCGGTCGCCGCGCGCGATGCCACGCGAATCGTGGCGGCGTTCCACCCGGAGCTCACCGACGACCGCCGCCTTCACCGGCTGTTTGTCGAGGGCATCGGGATGAAGGCAGCAGGAACGGGGCACGAGGAGGACACAGTTGTCGGGGCACAGTAA
- a CDS encoding YebC/PmpR family DNA-binding transcriptional regulator, whose translation MSGHSKWATIKRKKGAADAKRGQLFSKLSRAITVAAREGGGDPVSNTALATAVEKARANSMPKDNIERAIQKGTGAGVDGVDYEAVTYEGYGPGGVAIICVALTDNRNRTASDVRHIFTKNGSELGTPGSVAWQFERKGIILVDSEGVDEDALMDAALEGGAEDITEDGSQWQVVTEAADLSAVRDSLQSAGFPAASADITMLPRTTVAAGEKEARQLLRLIDSLEENDDVQDVYANFDISEEVMEAVAG comes from the coding sequence TTGTCGGGGCACAGTAAGTGGGCCACCATCAAGCGCAAGAAGGGCGCGGCCGACGCCAAGCGCGGCCAGCTCTTCTCGAAGCTCTCGCGGGCCATCACCGTGGCCGCGCGCGAGGGCGGGGGAGACCCCGTCTCGAACACGGCACTGGCCACGGCCGTGGAGAAGGCGCGCGCGAACTCCATGCCCAAGGACAACATCGAGCGTGCCATCCAGAAGGGCACCGGCGCCGGCGTTGACGGCGTGGACTACGAGGCGGTCACGTACGAGGGCTACGGCCCGGGTGGCGTGGCCATCATCTGCGTGGCGCTCACCGACAACCGCAACCGCACCGCCAGCGACGTGCGGCACATCTTCACCAAGAACGGATCCGAGCTGGGCACGCCCGGCAGCGTCGCGTGGCAGTTCGAGCGCAAGGGGATCATCCTGGTCGACTCCGAGGGCGTTGACGAGGATGCCCTCATGGACGCCGCCCTCGAGGGCGGTGCCGAGGACATCACCGAGGACGGCTCGCAGTGGCAGGTGGTCACCGAGGCGGCAGACCTCTCCGCCGTGCGCGACAGCCTCCAGAGCGCCGGCTTCCCGGCGGCGTCCGCGGACATCACCATGCTTCCCAGGACCACGGTGGCGGCGGGCGAGAAGGAGGCCCGCCAGCTGCTCCGCCTCATCGACAGCCTCGAGGAGAACGACGACGTCCAGGACGTCTATGCAAACTTCGACATCTCCGAGGAGGTCATGGAGGCCGTCGCCGGATAG
- the ruvC gene encoding crossover junction endodeoxyribonuclease RuvC, translating to MIVLGIDPGLANTGYAVVRRAGSRMQVLAHGTLRTKAPTPTEDRLLALHEGLAEVIAAQAPDAACIEAFFVHPVSKAAMGMAAARGALLVACARAGLSVAEYTPTAIKQSIAGNGRAGKDQVRAMVARLTGIDTGTDHEADAIAAAICHASAGPLQAATLVRERR from the coding sequence GTGATCGTGCTGGGGATCGACCCGGGCCTGGCCAACACCGGGTACGCAGTCGTGCGCCGCGCGGGCAGCCGGATGCAGGTGCTGGCCCATGGAACGCTGCGCACGAAGGCGCCCACGCCCACCGAGGATCGCCTGCTGGCCCTGCACGAGGGGCTCGCCGAGGTGATCGCGGCGCAGGCCCCCGACGCCGCGTGCATCGAGGCCTTCTTCGTGCATCCGGTGAGCAAGGCGGCGATGGGCATGGCCGCGGCGCGTGGCGCCCTGCTGGTGGCCTGCGCCCGGGCGGGCCTGTCGGTGGCCGAGTACACCCCCACGGCCATCAAGCAGTCGATCGCCGGCAACGGCCGCGCCGGCAAGGACCAGGTGCGGGCGATGGTGGCGCGCCTCACGGGCATCGACACCGGCACCGACCACGAGGCCGACGCCATCGCGGCGGCCATCTGCCACGCGTCGGCGGGCCCGCTGCAGGCCGCGACCCTCGTCCGGGAGCGGCGTTAG
- the ruvA gene encoding Holliday junction branch migration protein RuvA: MIRFVRGHLVAADADGVVVGMGGMGFGVRISDSTRADLPGIGSEVVLHTHLVVREDALDLYGFSDESERLIFESLLAVNGVGPRSALAICGLGTPQAVALAIGGGDVAYISKAAGVGKKTAERVILELRDKVGVAGGADVNGIVATGPRGGAREGLVALGFRPDKVDAALAGADADMDEEALIRHGLAVLGR; this comes from the coding sequence ATGATCCGGTTCGTGCGCGGGCACCTGGTGGCCGCTGACGCCGATGGCGTGGTGGTGGGCATGGGGGGAATGGGATTCGGCGTGCGGATCTCCGATTCCACGCGGGCCGATCTGCCCGGCATCGGCAGCGAGGTGGTGCTGCACACGCACCTGGTGGTGCGAGAGGACGCCCTCGATCTCTACGGGTTCTCCGACGAGTCCGAGCGGCTCATCTTCGAGTCGCTGTTGGCCGTGAACGGCGTGGGCCCGCGCAGCGCCCTCGCCATCTGCGGCCTGGGCACGCCGCAGGCCGTTGCCCTGGCGATCGGCGGTGGCGATGTGGCGTACATCTCCAAGGCCGCGGGAGTGGGGAAGAAGACCGCCGAGAGGGTCATCCTCGAACTGCGCGACAAGGTGGGCGTGGCCGGTGGCGCCGACGTGAACGGCATTGTGGCCACCGGGCCGCGCGGCGGGGCGCGCGAGGGGCTCGTGGCCCTGGGCTTCCGGCCCGATAAGGTGGATGCCGCGCTCGCGGGGGCGGACGCCGACATGGACGAGGAGGCCCTCATCCGCCACGGCCTCGCGGTGCTCGGCCGATGA
- the ruvB gene encoding Holliday junction branch migration DNA helicase RuvB, with translation MTDDDRLADPEVAPEEQSFDTSLRPRTLDDFIGQESVCQQLGIFLEAARQRQEALDHVLLAGPPGLGKTSLAIILASEMGVEITVTSGPVLERKGDLAAILTALGPGDVLFVDEIHRMNRSVEEVLYPAMEDFQLDVVLGQGPQARTLRLDLPRFTLVGATTRSGLLTTPLRDRFGVVQRLDYYGPDDLARIIRRSADLLGLEVLPDGAVAIAVRSRGTPRIANRLLRRVRDVAQVKGMGAIGAGVAEDALAILEVDEAGLDDLDRKILTHLAVTFSGRPTGLGTLADAVGESPDTIEDVYEPFLLQQGLLARTPRGRVATPRAYAHLGLEVPKVAAAQDSLFDDGDPGAAWGSVR, from the coding sequence ATGACCGACGACGACCGCCTGGCCGACCCCGAGGTGGCGCCCGAGGAGCAGTCGTTCGACACATCGCTGCGCCCGCGCACCCTCGACGACTTCATCGGCCAGGAGTCCGTGTGCCAGCAGCTGGGCATCTTCCTCGAGGCGGCGCGCCAGCGGCAGGAGGCCCTCGACCACGTGCTGCTGGCGGGCCCGCCCGGCCTGGGCAAGACGTCGCTGGCCATCATCCTGGCGTCGGAGATGGGCGTGGAGATCACCGTCACCAGCGGCCCGGTGCTCGAGCGCAAGGGCGACCTCGCGGCCATCCTCACGGCCCTCGGTCCCGGTGACGTGCTGTTCGTGGACGAGATCCACCGCATGAACCGTTCGGTGGAGGAGGTGCTCTACCCGGCCATGGAGGACTTCCAGCTCGACGTGGTGCTGGGCCAGGGGCCGCAGGCCCGCACGCTCAGGCTCGACCTGCCGAGGTTCACGCTGGTGGGCGCCACCACCAGGTCGGGCCTGCTCACCACGCCGCTTCGCGACCGCTTCGGGGTGGTGCAGCGCCTCGACTACTACGGGCCCGACGACCTCGCGCGCATCATCCGGCGCTCGGCCGACCTGCTGGGGCTCGAGGTGCTGCCCGACGGCGCCGTGGCCATCGCGGTGCGCTCGCGCGGCACCCCCCGAATCGCAAACCGCCTGCTCCGCAGGGTGCGCGATGTCGCCCAGGTGAAGGGCATGGGTGCCATAGGCGCGGGCGTGGCCGAGGATGCCCTGGCCATCCTCGAGGTGGACGAAGCCGGCCTCGACGACCTCGACCGCAAGATCCTCACCCACCTGGCGGTCACCTTCAGCGGGCGCCCCACAGGGCTCGGCACGCTGGCCGATGCGGTGGGCGAGAGCCCCGACACCATCGAGGACGTCTACGAGCCGTTCCTGCTGCAGCAGGGCCTGCTGGCGCGCACGCCACGCGGACGTGTGGCCACCCCGCGCGCATACGCACACCTGGGGCTCGAGGTGCCGAAGGTCGCCGCCGCCCAGGACTCCCTGTTTGACGACGGCGACCCCGGCGCGGCGTGGGGATCGGTGCGCTAG
- a CDS encoding glycosyltransferase family 4 protein, translated as MRDARRLAAQTLPWGDRITPAGVVRWPSVRPLSIAMVTEYAYPVLGGVSEHVHFLSRELAQRGHDVTVVTGNMGEPAEVAELDREARRVHGYRTTRIGRSLPVVANGSIARLTVGLGIKHQIARAVRGMDVVHAQGLASPTLPMGVLRASTAPCTVGTFHTYFDEGHWLYDRIGTYVRNSLARLDRRIAVSDACIAALGRYFPGEWDVVPNGIDCSLYRPLGQGEQRPAGARRILFVGRFDPRNALADLLEAAAILKAEGREFTVQVIGDGPARPVYERKARSLGVWDRVEWLGLLNEERPRFYREADVMAAPCVLASFGVVLLEALASGTPVVAADNVGFRQVIRGAVPGRFVPPHDATELARGIAEVLDDPARAEEIARRGRIAVEQEFDWPRVTDRIEAIYHEVLDAKRPGGARTSPAPTGGHA; from the coding sequence ATGCGGGACGCGCGCAGGCTAGCAGCGCAGACACTGCCCTGGGGCGATCGGATCACCCCGGCGGGCGTGGTACGGTGGCCATCCGTGAGGCCCCTGTCCATCGCGATGGTCACCGAGTACGCCTACCCCGTCCTCGGGGGCGTGAGCGAGCACGTGCACTTCCTCTCGCGCGAACTCGCCCAGCGGGGCCACGACGTCACCGTGGTCACCGGGAACATGGGAGAGCCTGCCGAGGTCGCCGAGCTCGACCGCGAGGCCCGTCGGGTGCACGGCTACCGCACCACGCGCATCGGCAGGTCGCTGCCCGTGGTGGCCAACGGCTCCATCGCGCGGCTCACCGTGGGCCTTGGCATCAAGCACCAGATCGCGCGCGCGGTGCGCGGCATGGACGTGGTGCACGCGCAGGGCCTGGCATCGCCCACCCTCCCCATGGGGGTGCTCAGGGCCTCCACGGCGCCATGCACCGTCGGCACGTTCCACACCTACTTCGACGAGGGCCACTGGCTCTACGACCGCATCGGCACCTACGTGCGCAACTCGCTGGCGCGCCTCGACCGGCGCATCGCGGTCTCCGACGCCTGCATCGCCGCGCTCGGCCGCTACTTCCCCGGCGAGTGGGACGTCGTGCCCAACGGCATCGACTGCTCGCTCTACCGCCCGCTGGGGCAGGGCGAGCAGCGCCCGGCCGGCGCGCGGCGCATCCTCTTCGTCGGCCGCTTCGACCCCCGCAACGCCCTGGCCGACCTGCTCGAGGCCGCGGCGATCCTCAAGGCCGAGGGCCGGGAGTTCACCGTGCAGGTGATCGGTGACGGCCCTGCGCGCCCGGTGTACGAGCGCAAGGCGAGGTCGCTCGGGGTGTGGGACCGCGTGGAGTGGCTCGGCCTGCTCAACGAGGAGCGCCCCCGCTTCTACCGCGAAGCAGATGTCATGGCCGCCCCATGCGTGCTGGCGTCATTCGGCGTGGTTCTGCTCGAGGCCCTGGCGTCGGGCACCCCGGTGGTCGCGGCCGACAACGTGGGGTTCCGCCAGGTGATCCGCGGTGCGGTCCCCGGCCGCTTCGTGCCGCCGCACGACGCGACGGAACTCGCGCGGGGCATCGCCGAGGTGCTCGACGACCCGGCCCGCGCCGAGGAAATCGCCCGCCGGGGACGAATCGCGGTGGAGCAGGAGTTCGACTGGCCCCGGGTCACCGACCGCATCGAGGCCATCTACCACGAGGTCCTCGACGCCAAGCGGCCCGGCGGCGCCAGAACATCCCCGGCTCCCACAGGAGGCCACGCATGA
- the yajC gene encoding preprotein translocase subunit YajC, whose protein sequence is MSSAVLLPIYIIIFVALIYFVGIRPQQKRRREMEELARTLSPGDEVLTTSGIYGVVSEVEDGGTIILQVAEDVDIRISQQAVARKTSPAADAAAAAD, encoded by the coding sequence ATGTCATCTGCGGTCCTTCTGCCCATATACATCATCATCTTCGTGGCGCTCATCTACTTCGTGGGCATCCGCCCGCAGCAGAAGCGCCGCCGCGAGATGGAGGAACTCGCCCGCACGCTGTCGCCGGGTGACGAGGTGCTCACCACCTCGGGCATCTACGGCGTCGTCTCCGAGGTGGAGGACGGTGGCACGATCATCCTGCAGGTGGCCGAGGACGTGGACATCCGCATCTCGCAGCAGGCCGTGGCCCGCAAGACGAGCCCCGCGGCCGACGCAGCAGCGGCCGCCGACTAG